TGCTGGGGACTGTTGGGTTGGCCGTGGTGCAACTGCGCAATGTGGTTGAGCGCCGAGGAGAATTAGCCCTGATGCAGGCGATTGGTTTTTCGCGGGGACGGCTGTTGCGCCTGTTAAGCGGTGAAAATGGCGCGCTATTACTTTGCGGGTTGATCTTAGGTGGGGGGGCGGCCCTGGTCGCTATCGTGCCCCAACTATGGAGCGACCAAGCGGCTGTTCCCTGGCAAATGATAATAGGGATCTTGACGCTCTTTTTGACAGTGGGGTTGGGAGCGGGCTGGTTGGCGGCGCGAAGCGTGTTCAAAGAAAGCGCTGTCCGGGCCATCCGCGGGGGAACGTTATAACGTTATGCCATTACCCTGCAAGATCCCCACGTTCCTCAAAAGGACCCACTGAGGGAATAATTGAGATTTATATTAGAATTTGATGCGATCATCCGCAAAAAAGCCCTGAATATCGAATTTACCCCCGGGCTGTTATTGTCGTGAATTTCTCCTATTTGTAGAATCTGGGTGAAATGGGCCGTCTTTTCAGGGGAGGCGGCTTATTCAGGGAGTGACTATGCCAAGCCGTATCTACGGGCTGAGGAATGCGCTGCGCGCGTTTATCAAAGCATTGTGGAACACATCTTTTCAAAATTCCGCTAGCATTCGTCGCGCGGAAGCCACAACGTTAAGGAGGGGAGAGCAACTAGAGCCACGCTGGCAATGCAGTGCTACGGCACAGCTAATTGGCTCGGACTTTTTTGTACGCGGGGATAATTATGGAAACACCATGAACCTGGCCCTTGAGCAACGCAATGGCCGGGATTACTTGGTCGCCCGTGATGCGTTTAACACCATCATTTCTGGTACCCAGGCGGAGGCCAGCCTGGTCAAGCGTATCCAAGTCCTAGGCGGGTCGGGTAAAGACACCATTCACCTGGGAACGCTAGATCTAAAAAAGCTGCCCAACCTGCGGGAAGTGCATTTATATGGCAGCGGCGGGAACGACGCCATTACCGGTAGTCGCGGCAGCGATTTTATCTATGCTGGCGACGGGGACGATGTGGTGAATTCCGGCAATGGAATGACGTATCAGGGTTTCCAGCCGCATGATGTGATCTATGGCGACGCCGGCAACGACGACATCTTTGGCAATGACGGCTACTATGGCAAATTTACCTTTTATGGCGGCACGGGTAACGACCGCATGTGGGGTAATTACCAGGATGATTTGTTTTATGGCGATTTGGGGAATGACATTATGTATCCCGCCGGGGGAAATGACATCCTGGAAGGGGGACTGGGGGATGATCAGTATTACTATTCCTCCGGCGCGATGAATAAAGATATGGTCCTGGACATTGGCGGTACGGATTTTTTGGTGATTAGCGGCTTTACCAAGGGGATGGGCGTTGATTTACGCAAATGGGGAACGGATCCTAGC
The DNA window shown above is from Pirellulales bacterium and carries:
- a CDS encoding calcium-binding protein encodes the protein MPSRIYGLRNALRAFIKALWNTSFQNSASIRRAEATTLRRGEQLEPRWQCSATAQLIGSDFFVRGDNYGNTMNLALEQRNGRDYLVARDAFNTIISGTQAEASLVKRIQVLGGSGKDTIHLGTLDLKKLPNLREVHLYGSGGNDAITGSRGSDFIYAGDGDDVVNSGNGMTYQGFQPHDVIYGDAGNDDIFGNDGYYGKFTFYGGTGNDRMWGNYQDDLFYGDLGNDIMYPAGGNDILEGGLGDDQYYYSSGAMNKDMVLDIGGTDFLVISGFTKGMGVDLRKWGTDPSQSLTTDFDPATNDCIFLQVLQNSIENIVGTNYEDILIGKELSNYIQDEGWNYQLLGLGGSD